The proteins below come from a single Pleuronectes platessa chromosome 3, fPlePla1.1, whole genome shotgun sequence genomic window:
- the LOC128437124 gene encoding transcription factor Sp6, with protein sequence MAHPYEPWLRTAPPSGSSEDMNIPSWWDLHRDVQPGSWIDLQTGQGVGLPSVSPGSSMGLQPSLGPYGSDPQLCNLSSAQHAPASHSPHLYPQDGFKMEPMASEMLQQDPYSLEDPQETSVSARPKPQRRSSSRGAGQAQCRCPNCVHAEQLGQSTDDSRRKHMHNCHIPGCGKAYAKTSHLKAHLRWHSGDRPFVCNWLFCGKRFTRSDELQRHLQTHTGAKKFSCALCPRVFMRNDHLAKHMRTHESPPGHGEERVNGDGRMEKGFDASTPPQSSSNVSVSDTTEPPMKLKCETDPSVSSVTGQSS encoded by the coding sequence ATGGCCCACCCTTACGAGCCCTGGTTACGGACAGCCCCACCTAGTGGCAGTTCAGAAGACATGAACATCCCCTCGTGGTGGGACCTCCACAGGGATGTCCAACCAGGCAGCTGGATAGACCTGCAGACGGGCCAGGGTGTAGGTTTGCCTTCAGTGAGTCCAGGGAGTTCCATGGGGTTGCAGCCATCTTTAGGGCCCTATGGCTCTGACCCACAGCTGTGCAACCTGTCTTCAGCTCAACATGCTCCTGCCTCACACTCGCCTCACCTCTACCCCCAGGATGGCTTCAAGATGGAGCCAATGGCCTCTGAAATGCTGCAGCAAGACCCATATTCTCTTGAGGATCCGCAAGAGACCTCTGTATCTGCCCGTCCCAAGCCCCAGCGCCGCTCCTCTTCCAGAGGCGCCGGTCAGGCCCAGTGTCGTTGCCCTAACTGTGTCCATGCCGAGCAGCTGGGCCAGAGCACTGATGACAGCAGAAGGAAGCACATGCACAACTGCCACATCCCCGGCTGCGGAAAGGCCTATGCTAAGACCTCCCATTTGAAGGCGCACCTACGATGGCACAGCGGAGACCGGCCGTTTGTCTGCAACTGGCTCTTCTGTGGAAAGAGATTCACACGCTCTGATGAACTCCAGCGCCACCTGCAGACGCACACAGGAGCCAAGAAGTTCAGCTGTGCATTATGCCCCAGAGTCTTTATGCGCAACGACCACCTGGCCAAGCACATGCGTACACACGAGTCCCCGCCAGGACACGGGGAGGAGAGGGTAAATGGAGATGGCAGGATGGAGAAGGGCTTTGATGCATCCACTCCCCCTCAGTCATCCTCAAACGTGTCTGTGTCCGACACCACAGAGCCTCCGATGAAGCTGAAATGTGAGACAGACCCGTCAGTCTCTAGTGTGACAGGGCAGTCCAGCTAA
- the psmb3 gene encoding proteasome subunit beta type-3, protein MSIMSYNGGAVMAMRGKNCVAIAADRRFGIQAQMVTTDFQKIFPMGDRLHIGLAGLATDVQTVSQRLKFRLNLYELKEGRQIKPKTFMSMVSNLLYEKRFGPYYIEPVIAGLDPKTFEPFICSLDLIGCPMVTEDFVVSGTCSEQMYGMCESLWEPDMTPEDLFETISQAMLNAVDRDAVSGMGVVVNVIEKDKITTRTLKARMD, encoded by the exons ATG TCTATTATGTCCTACAATGGAGGGGCTGTCATGGCCATGCGGGGGAAGAACTGCGTGGCGATAGCAGCGGACCGAAGATTTGGCATTCAGGCTCAGATGGTCACCACAGATTTCCAGAAGATCTTTCCCATGGGAGACAGGCTGCACATTGGGCTGGCTGGACTGGCCACTGATGTTCAgacagt ATCCCAGAGGCTAAAATTCAGACTGAACCTGTATGAACTGAAGGAGGGTCGCCAGATCAAGCCCAAGACCTTCATGAGCATGGTGTCCAACCTGCTGTATGAAAAGAG GTTTGGGCCGTACTACATCGAGCCTGTGATCGCTGGACTCGATCCCAAAACCTTTGAGCCATTCATCTGCTCTCTGGATCTGATTGGTTGCCCCATGGTGACAGAAGACTTTGTTGTGAGTGGCACCTGTTCGGAGCAGATGTACGGCATGTGTGAATCCCTGTGGGAGCCAGACATG ACACCAGAGGACCTGTTTGAGACCATCTCCCAGGCGATGCTGAATGCAGTTGACAGGGATGCCGTGTCCGGAATGGGAGTTGTTGTCAATGTCAT TGAGAAAGACAAGATCACCACACGAACCCTGAAGGCCAGGATGGACTAg
- the cwc25 gene encoding pre-mRNA-splicing factor CWC25 homolog has product MGGGDLNLKKSWHPQTMKNIERVWKAEQKHEAEVKKMEELQKELKEERSREEMTKYAEQSGAIKKKDDRLDWMYQGPAGQVSRDEYLLGRSIDKQVTDQYEEPESGPSAETGLLPGSIFNLTTTASNLDLAAKIREDPLFEIRKREEEKKREVLTNPVKMRKIKEMLRQNLDKKDKKKKRKKEKKEKKGDKERRKEKKHKRRSSNSSSDEEDEKKHRSHARDDSSSNTKHRSLPPPGYGLLLHAGRHHQSSAPSNHSRRDRSRSQSPHRSSRDSHSHSSSSHRSDRKLEPKASSPQTKSYRRQTNHVSKKLSAEELERKRLEMMNEAKQRDEDRENNLKRYEKQEEQERQLEKSVKHERHAGFIHDMKLESAASSSLEDRVRRNIHSIQRTPASMGNFLKR; this is encoded by the exons ATGGGGGGAGGCGACCTG AATCTGAAAAAGAGCTGGCATCCCCAGactatgaaaaacattgagCGTGTTTGGAAAGCAGAGCAGAAGCATGAGGCTGAAGTcaagaagatggaggagctcCAGAAAGAGCTGAAAGAGGAAAGATCCCGAGAAGAAATGACCAAATATGCAGAGCAAAGTGGTGCCATCAA AAAGAAGGATGATCGCTTGGACTGGATGTACCAGGGCCCTGCTGGTCAGGTGTCCAGAGATGAGTATCTGCTGGGACGTTCCATCGACAAGCAGGTCACCGACCAATACGAGGAGCCAGAGAGCGGTCCATCAGCTGAGACCGGCCTCCTACCTGGGTCCATCTTCAACTTAACCACCACTGCCTCCAACCTCGACCTGGCTGCCAAGATCAGGGAAGACCCCCTCTTTGAAATCAG GAAacgtgaagaagaaaagaaaagggaagtcTTGACTAATCctgtgaagatgaggaagatCAAAGAAATG TTACGCCAGAATCTGGAcaagaaagacaagaaaaagaagaggaagaaggaaaaaaaggagaagaaaggagacaaagagaggagaaaggagaagaagCACAAGAGAAGGAGTTCAAATTCAAGctctgatgaggaggatgagaaaaaacacag GTCACACGCACGAGATGACTCTTCATCAAACACAAAGCATcgttcccttcctcctccaggcTACGGTCTACTG ctCCATGCTGGCAGACATCACCAGTCCTCAGCTCCCTCCAATCACTCGCGCCGTGACAGGAGCCGGTCCCAATCACCTCACAGGAGCTCCAGGGACAGTCACTCGcactcctcttcttcacacAGAAGCGACAGGAAGTTGGAGCCCAAAGCTTCCAGCCCACAGACGAAGAGTTATCGCAGACAGACAAACCACGTGTCTAA GAAGCTCTCTGCAGAAGAACTAGAGCGAAAGAGGCTGGAGATGATGAACGAGGCCAAGCAGAgggatgaggacagagagaaTAATCTGAAGAGATACGAGAAGCAAGAGGAGCAGGAACGGCAGCTGGAGAAGAGCGTCAAGCATGAGCGCCATGCTGGCTTTATCCA TGACATGAAGTTGGAAAGCGCTGCCAGCTCTTCCTTAGAAGACAGGGTGAGGAGGAATATCCATTCCATTCAGAGGACCCCAGCCTCCATGGGTAACTTCCTGAAGAGATGA